In Candidatus Alcyoniella australis, one genomic interval encodes:
- a CDS encoding FAD-binding oxidoreductase has translation MSVLERFQPDNEIFRALTQIVGPERVSVAELDRIAYATDCLPLTMIRKTEDRISDPPDYIVWPESTDEVVQIVRLANERDVPLVPFGAGSGVCGGTIPLAGGIVVDLKRLNKIISIDEQSMLVTVEAGIIGEHLERELNRHGYTMGHFPSSVYCSTLGGHLAARSAGQLSTKYGKIEDIVVSIEAVLGEGTLIHTPTAPRMATGPDVMQALVGSEGTLGFITRATMRIWPVPPSRRFSSFKFKDAPSGVEAIRLCMRRDLRPAAIRLYDEFDTYLVGSGRTESSGEGVLDLLPVKRLGKAVGSLLPINRLTRFGSRLALSRTELINKVDRLTREGCLMVMTFEGDEAITAVEQELAEEICLQCGGQHTGPGPARKWWEGRYHVSYNMSKVFYSGAFVDTCELATAWDRIDELYVAVKEALSPLVFVMAHFSHAYLDGCSIYFSFVGAGRNATETERLYNQVWEAAMGAATKLNATISHHHGVGFLKSRWMPDEHNEALRIFRALKEICDPRGVMNPRKMGL, from the coding sequence ATGAGCGTTCTTGAAAGATTTCAACCTGATAACGAGATTTTCCGGGCGTTGACCCAGATCGTCGGACCCGAGCGCGTCTCGGTCGCCGAGCTGGACCGCATCGCCTACGCCACCGATTGTCTGCCGCTGACCATGATCCGCAAAACCGAGGATCGAATCAGCGATCCGCCGGACTACATCGTCTGGCCCGAGTCCACCGACGAAGTGGTGCAGATCGTGCGCTTGGCCAACGAGCGAGACGTGCCGCTGGTGCCCTTTGGCGCGGGCAGCGGCGTTTGCGGCGGGACGATTCCCCTCGCTGGCGGGATCGTAGTCGACCTCAAGCGGCTGAACAAAATCATCAGCATCGACGAGCAGAGCATGCTGGTCACCGTGGAAGCGGGGATCATCGGCGAGCACCTCGAGCGCGAGCTCAACCGCCACGGCTACACCATGGGGCACTTCCCCAGCAGCGTCTATTGCTCGACCCTCGGCGGACATTTGGCGGCGCGCAGCGCGGGCCAGCTCTCGACCAAGTACGGCAAGATCGAGGACATCGTGGTCTCGATCGAGGCGGTGCTGGGCGAGGGTACGCTGATCCACACGCCCACCGCCCCGCGGATGGCCACCGGCCCGGACGTGATGCAGGCGCTGGTGGGCAGCGAGGGAACCCTCGGATTTATCACCCGCGCTACCATGCGCATCTGGCCTGTTCCGCCCAGCAGGCGCTTCTCGAGCTTCAAGTTCAAGGACGCGCCCTCAGGAGTTGAGGCGATCCGGCTGTGCATGCGCCGCGACCTGCGGCCGGCCGCGATCCGGCTCTACGACGAGTTCGATACCTACCTGGTCGGCTCGGGGCGCACCGAGTCCAGCGGCGAGGGAGTGCTCGACCTGCTGCCGGTCAAGCGGCTGGGCAAGGCCGTGGGCTCGCTGCTGCCGATCAACCGCCTGACGCGCTTCGGCAGCCGACTGGCGCTGTCGCGCACCGAGCTGATCAACAAGGTCGATCGTCTGACCCGCGAGGGCTGTCTGATGGTGATGACCTTCGAGGGCGACGAGGCGATCACCGCGGTCGAGCAGGAGCTGGCCGAGGAGATCTGCCTACAGTGCGGCGGCCAGCACACCGGGCCGGGCCCGGCCCGCAAGTGGTGGGAAGGCCGCTACCACGTGAGCTACAACATGAGCAAGGTCTTCTACTCCGGGGCGTTCGTCGACACCTGCGAGCTGGCCACCGCCTGGGACCGGATCGACGAGCTGTACGTCGCGGTCAAAGAGGCGCTCTCGCCGCTGGTGTTCGTGATGGCGCACTTCAGCCACGCCTACCTCGACGGCTGCTCGATCTACTTCAGCTTTGTCGGCGCGGGGCGCAACGCCACCGAGACCGAGCGGCTGTACAACCAGGTCTGGGAGGCGGCGATGGGCGCGGCGACCAAGCTCAACGCCACGATCAGCCACCACCACGGCGTGGGCTTTCTCAAGAGCCGCTGGATGCCCGACGAGCACAACGAGGCGCTGCGCATTTTTCGCGCGCTCAAGGAGATATGCGATCCGCGCGGCGTGATGAATCCGCGTAAGATGGGGCTCTGA
- a CDS encoding HEAT repeat domain-containing protein translates to MIVQRKKPKLLTGAALIALVFALVAFELYERGAPAPDVLPPDAWDLWWPDARPARPEQSAETYQGPCDVLLLGDAVRPQRLTNALMVALDDAGLAYSLSTGELADPPDAALRSASLVLAALDYPHYLARGEPDVQQNYAASQSSSALLRRWEYNRDLKQLLGRSVERGNGLPEQWLVLLADPPQRVREQRRALRLALRDLRDRLRPTGAQLVLVSLPDRLADDSASRDALWSRWPTQGRDWDFARPEAELRALADLLGIGFYSLAQHGQWDATRFQSGTSRLSKRGLEQGAKLLAQQLRDWMRDQRRDARAARQWPAWLIGRLGAQKLLLGADQSWCAQNLNNPDGSIAALAAQYLDSSHSAELLDALSTALQTADCPARYNVARAVARLFPRRAAAVLINRYQDRCPQVASFSGEVAGLIAFDPHDAQHRFGNYPERLARGESALFEDLLDLPSWGGLRHARWQRAPQDQRQELLVASAVPQWRLQVRAICALAGCAAPQVTKTLCVRATGDLDPRVRRAACWALAWDQSEDALEALQDAAQDSDPRVARAAAWALGRISAPADRAWKLAWLWLDRYDRKFDAPAYGPWVYEPLFNRNSNAE, encoded by the coding sequence ATGATCGTACAGCGTAAAAAACCAAAACTATTAACAGGCGCGGCGCTGATCGCCCTGGTGTTCGCACTGGTCGCGTTCGAGCTTTACGAGCGCGGCGCGCCCGCGCCCGACGTGTTGCCGCCCGACGCCTGGGACCTGTGGTGGCCCGATGCACGCCCCGCAAGGCCAGAGCAAAGCGCGGAGACATATCAGGGGCCCTGCGACGTGCTGCTGCTCGGGGACGCAGTGCGGCCCCAGCGGCTGACCAACGCCCTAATGGTCGCGCTGGACGACGCGGGCCTTGCGTACTCATTGTCCACCGGCGAGCTGGCCGATCCTCCGGACGCGGCCCTGCGCTCCGCAAGCCTGGTGCTGGCGGCGTTGGACTATCCGCACTATTTGGCGCGCGGCGAGCCCGACGTGCAGCAGAACTATGCTGCGTCGCAATCGTCTAGCGCGCTGTTGCGACGCTGGGAGTACAACCGCGACCTGAAGCAACTGCTCGGACGCAGCGTGGAGCGCGGCAACGGTCTGCCCGAGCAATGGTTGGTCCTGCTCGCCGACCCGCCGCAACGCGTGCGCGAGCAGCGACGCGCCCTGCGCCTGGCGCTGCGGGATTTACGCGACCGGCTGCGGCCCACGGGTGCGCAACTGGTGCTGGTCAGCCTGCCCGACCGACTGGCGGACGACAGTGCGTCGCGCGATGCGCTGTGGTCGCGTTGGCCCACCCAGGGCCGCGATTGGGATTTTGCGCGTCCCGAGGCTGAACTGCGCGCCCTGGCCGACCTGCTGGGCATCGGGTTTTACAGTCTGGCGCAGCACGGCCAGTGGGACGCAACCCGGTTTCAGAGCGGAACGTCGCGGCTCTCAAAGAGGGGCCTGGAGCAGGGGGCCAAACTGCTGGCCCAGCAGCTCCGGGACTGGATGCGCGACCAGCGGCGCGACGCACGGGCCGCGCGCCAATGGCCCGCCTGGTTGATTGGTCGACTTGGCGCGCAAAAGCTGCTGCTTGGCGCGGACCAGAGCTGGTGCGCGCAAAACCTGAACAATCCCGACGGCTCGATTGCGGCCCTGGCCGCGCAATACCTTGATTCGTCCCACAGCGCGGAACTGCTCGATGCGCTGAGCACGGCCCTGCAAACAGCCGACTGCCCGGCGCGCTACAACGTGGCGCGGGCCGTGGCGCGGCTGTTTCCCCGGCGCGCTGCGGCGGTGCTGATCAATCGCTATCAGGATCGTTGTCCGCAGGTGGCGAGTTTCAGCGGCGAGGTCGCCGGGCTGATCGCGTTCGACCCGCACGACGCGCAACACCGTTTTGGCAATTACCCCGAGCGCCTGGCCCGCGGCGAGTCCGCGCTGTTCGAGGATTTGCTCGACCTGCCGTCCTGGGGCGGTCTGCGCCACGCGCGTTGGCAACGCGCGCCCCAGGATCAGCGCCAGGAGCTGCTGGTGGCCTCGGCCGTTCCCCAGTGGCGGTTGCAGGTCCGGGCGATCTGCGCCCTGGCCGGATGTGCTGCGCCCCAGGTCACAAAGACGCTGTGCGTGCGCGCCACGGGCGATCTGGACCCGCGGGTGCGGCGCGCCGCATGCTGGGCCCTGGCCTGGGATCAAAGCGAGGATGCGCTGGAGGCGCTGCAGGACGCGGCGCAAGATTCGGACCCGCGCGTGGCCCGGGCCGCGGCCTGGGCCCTGGGCCGGATCTCCGCGCCCGCGGATCGTGCGTGGAAACTGGCCTGGCTGTGGTTGGACCGCTACGACCGCAAGTTCGACGCCCCGGCCTACGGGCCCTGGGTCTACGAGCCGTTGTTCAACAGAAATTCAAACGCAGAATAG
- a CDS encoding transglycosylase SLT domain-containing protein codes for MQYKQLTLCLIVALAVALCAPGCKLFEPREVGIDLPDAAPEPIVEPRDPELQLHELLAGAAQHAEVGRELMEQGQPDEGRIELEQAFIMLGKALEQGTSDEQLLVDWDKLLLDVCTDMLRVNVVVGGAGPKLGDRIPLDFVYNPDVESWILYFLTNGRRSMSTWLERAAEHRQTIERILVEEGLPRELAALPIIESGYSTHAVSPAGATGLWQFIRSTGRNYGLRRSSWIDERRDPAKATRAACQYLKFLNNRFQSWPLALAGYNCGEGCIDRAIAAKGSRDYWKLNLPWETAAYVPKFYAAMLIMSDPGYYGFADDFAPPTETFEVALTGVVDLAQMSKQSGIDYGVVKRLNPEVLTKYSPPDVRPYALRMPAIQQEAFQGGFWSLPDDKKYLSTQKTAQLFNDGPPSGAEGSGRTRFVYHTVKSGESLWSIARKYRVSVNDLKRWNRSARGKYLSPGQRLKIKVRR; via the coding sequence ATGCAATACAAACAGTTAACCCTCTGTCTGATCGTGGCGCTGGCCGTGGCGCTGTGCGCTCCGGGCTGCAAGCTGTTCGAGCCGCGCGAGGTCGGGATCGACCTACCCGATGCCGCTCCTGAGCCGATCGTCGAGCCGCGCGATCCCGAGCTACAGCTTCACGAGCTGCTGGCCGGAGCCGCGCAACACGCCGAGGTCGGACGCGAGCTGATGGAGCAGGGCCAGCCCGACGAGGGGCGGATCGAGCTCGAGCAGGCGTTCATCATGCTGGGCAAGGCGCTGGAGCAGGGCACGTCGGACGAACAGCTGCTGGTCGATTGGGACAAGCTGCTGCTCGACGTGTGCACCGACATGCTGCGGGTCAACGTGGTGGTCGGCGGCGCCGGACCCAAGCTGGGCGACCGCATTCCGCTGGACTTCGTCTACAACCCCGACGTCGAGAGCTGGATTCTCTACTTTCTGACCAACGGCCGCAGGTCGATGAGCACCTGGCTGGAGCGCGCGGCCGAACATCGCCAGACCATCGAGCGCATTTTGGTCGAGGAGGGTCTGCCCCGCGAGCTGGCCGCCCTGCCGATCATCGAGAGCGGCTATTCGACCCACGCGGTGAGCCCGGCCGGAGCCACGGGACTGTGGCAGTTCATCCGCTCCACCGGACGCAACTACGGTCTGCGCCGATCTAGCTGGATCGACGAGCGCCGCGATCCGGCCAAGGCCACCCGCGCTGCCTGCCAATATCTGAAGTTTCTGAACAACCGCTTTCAGTCCTGGCCGCTGGCCCTGGCGGGCTACAACTGCGGCGAGGGCTGCATCGACCGCGCCATTGCGGCCAAGGGCTCTCGCGATTACTGGAAGCTCAACCTGCCCTGGGAGACCGCGGCCTACGTGCCCAAGTTCTACGCGGCGATGCTGATCATGTCCGACCCGGGCTACTACGGTTTTGCCGACGACTTCGCGCCGCCCACCGAGACCTTCGAGGTCGCGCTGACCGGCGTGGTCGACCTGGCGCAGATGAGCAAGCAATCGGGCATCGACTACGGCGTGGTCAAGCGGCTCAACCCCGAGGTGCTGACCAAGTATTCGCCCCCGGACGTGCGGCCCTATGCGCTGCGCATGCCCGCGATTCAGCAGGAGGCGTTTCAGGGCGGGTTCTGGTCGCTGCCCGACGACAAGAAATACCTCTCGACCCAGAAGACCGCGCAACTGTTCAACGATGGACCACCCTCGGGAGCCGAGGGCTCGGGCAGAACGCGCTTCGTGTATCATACGGTCAAGTCCGGAGAGAGCCTGTGGAGTATCGCGCGCAAGTACCGTGTTTCGGTCAACGACCTCAAACGCTGGAACCGCAGCGCCCGCGGCAAATATCTCTCGCCTGGGCAGCGGCTGAAGATCAAGGTCAGAAGGTGA